One Streptomyces sp. R28 DNA window includes the following coding sequences:
- a CDS encoding 3-keto-5-aminohexanoate cleavage protein, with protein MIQVCLNGPRGAGDGAVVPLSPQALADSAAEAVAAGATDIHVHPKTPCGQDSLSPRVLAPTLEAIRARVSVPVGVTTGAWAEPDAAARLERIRSWTVLPDHASVNWHEDGAEEVAAALIERGVGVEAGIWSGTDGAARFAASPLGPRVLRVLAEVTDPSAETAEESARALLADLGSAFDRPVLLHGEDAGAWPVLRLAGRLGLATRIGLEDTLVLPDGERAWSNAQLVAEGLVQYG; from the coding sequence ATGATCCAGGTGTGTCTGAACGGGCCGCGAGGAGCGGGCGACGGCGCGGTGGTGCCTCTCTCGCCCCAGGCGCTGGCCGACTCCGCGGCCGAGGCCGTCGCGGCCGGAGCCACGGACATCCATGTCCACCCCAAGACTCCCTGCGGGCAGGACAGCCTGTCGCCGCGCGTGCTCGCACCGACGCTGGAGGCGATACGGGCCCGGGTGTCGGTGCCGGTCGGCGTGACGACGGGCGCGTGGGCGGAACCGGATGCGGCGGCCCGACTGGAGCGCATCCGCAGCTGGACGGTGCTGCCGGACCACGCCTCGGTCAACTGGCATGAAGACGGCGCCGAGGAGGTGGCCGCGGCTCTGATCGAGCGGGGCGTGGGCGTCGAGGCCGGCATCTGGTCCGGCACGGACGGGGCGGCACGGTTCGCCGCCTCGCCGCTGGGGCCGAGGGTGCTGCGGGTGCTGGCGGAGGTGACGGACCCCTCCGCGGAGACCGCCGAGGAGAGCGCACGCGCGCTGCTCGCCGACCTGGGCTCGGCCTTCGACCGTCCCGTGCTGCTGCACGGGGAGGACGCGGGGGCGTGGCCGGTGCTGAGGCTGGCGGGGCGGCTGGGGCTGGCGACGCGCATCGGCCTGGAGGACACGTTGGTCCTGCCGGACGGGGAGCGGGCCTGGTCGAACGCTCAGTTGGTGGCGGAGGGGCTGGTTCAGTACGGGTGA